One Deltaproteobacteria bacterium DNA segment encodes these proteins:
- a CDS encoding FAD-dependent oxidoreductase, with protein sequence MDSKKIVIVGGVAGGASCAARARRNSEKAEIIMIERGPFVSFANCGLPYHVGNVIRKEDDLLVATPELFRNRFAIEVRTRCEAVSIDRENKTVALKNLVTGEEYRESYDVLVLAPGASPFRPPIPGMDLPGIFTLRNIPDTRAIREWVKAKHVKRALVAGAGFIGMEMAENLIHRKIAVTVVELEKHALPALDPEMSSPIQDVLAKYQADLRTGTGVSSISQGPSGLLVKLSDGDEIETDMVLMSVGVRPETALARGCGLEVGVTGGIKVDGFMRTNDPSIYAVGDAVEVNDRITGLPRLLAMAGPANRQGRLAADVILNVNDRKPFAGVIGSAVCGVFEVTAAMTGHTEKSLARCAAQGKAIPYDTVTCHPPHHSTYYPNAERMALKLIFGIGDGKILGAQAVGGGGVARRIDVIASYIDQNGTVYDLEDAELCYAPPFGSAKDPVNIAGMIAANALRGYSPIVHWTDPLPPKTILIDVRDPDETVRQGYAGGALLIPLETLRKTFSELPKDRQIWVYCQIGQRAHYAVRLLRENGYDARNVTGGFTTYIHHEPFYDLP encoded by the coding sequence GGCGGAGTGGCCGGAGGCGCGTCATGCGCGGCTCGCGCCCGCCGCAACTCGGAAAAGGCGGAAATAATAATGATCGAGCGAGGGCCCTTCGTGTCCTTCGCCAATTGCGGTCTTCCATACCACGTCGGAAACGTCATCCGCAAGGAGGACGACCTTCTGGTGGCCACGCCGGAGCTTTTCCGCAACCGCTTCGCCATTGAGGTCCGAACCCGGTGCGAGGCCGTCTCCATCGACCGGGAAAACAAGACGGTGGCCCTGAAGAATCTCGTGACGGGCGAGGAATACCGGGAATCCTACGATGTCCTGGTGCTTGCACCGGGCGCGTCGCCTTTCAGGCCTCCCATTCCCGGAATGGACCTTCCCGGAATCTTCACCCTTCGCAACATCCCGGACACACGCGCCATCCGCGAGTGGGTAAAGGCCAAGCACGTCAAAAGGGCACTTGTGGCCGGGGCTGGTTTCATCGGCATGGAAATGGCCGAAAACCTCATTCACAGGAAAATCGCGGTAACGGTGGTGGAGCTTGAAAAACACGCCCTTCCCGCCCTGGACCCGGAAATGTCCTCGCCCATCCAGGATGTTTTGGCCAAGTACCAGGCCGACCTTAGAACCGGCACCGGGGTATCCTCCATAAGCCAGGGGCCTTCGGGGCTTTTGGTCAAACTGTCCGACGGAGATGAAATTGAGACGGACATGGTCCTGATGTCGGTTGGAGTACGCCCGGAAACCGCTCTGGCCAGGGGCTGCGGCCTCGAAGTGGGAGTGACGGGCGGCATAAAGGTGGACGGCTTCATGCGCACCAACGATCCTTCCATCTACGCCGTTGGAGACGCAGTGGAGGTGAACGACCGCATAACCGGGCTTCCGAGGCTTCTGGCCATGGCGGGTCCCGCCAACCGCCAGGGCAGGCTCGCAGCGGACGTGATACTTAACGTAAACGACAGAAAGCCCTTTGCCGGCGTGATAGGAAGCGCGGTGTGCGGTGTTTTCGAGGTGACGGCGGCTATGACCGGCCACACGGAAAAATCCCTTGCCCGGTGCGCGGCCCAGGGTAAGGCCATACCCTACGATACGGTAACCTGCCATCCGCCCCACCATTCCACCTATTACCCAAACGCCGAACGCATGGCCTTAAAGCTCATTTTCGGAATCGGGGACGGAAAAATACTCGGGGCCCAGGCGGTTGGAGGCGGCGGGGTCGCCCGGCGCATCGACGTCATAGCCTCCTACATCGACCAAAACGGCACGGTTTACGATCTTGAGGACGCAGAGCTGTGTTACGCGCCGCCCTTCGGATCGGCCAAGGACCCCGTGAACATCGCGGGGATGATAGCGGCCAACGCCCTAAGGGGCTACTCGCCCATCGTCCACTGGACCGATCCCCTTCCGCCGAAAACCATACTGATAGACGTGCGCGACCCCGACGAAACGGTCAGGCAGGGTTATGCGGGCGGGGCACTGCTCATTCCCCTTGAAACCCTGCGTAAAACCTTTTCCGAGCTTCCCAAAGACAGGCAAATCTGGGTATACTGCCAGATCGGACAACGCGCCCATTACGCGGTAAGGCTCCTTAGGGAAAACGGCTACGACGCCAGAAACGTCACCGGCGGCTTCACCACCTATATTCACCATGAGCCGTTTTACGATCTTCCTTAA